In Halobacteriovorax marinus SJ, the following proteins share a genomic window:
- a CDS encoding TolC family protein, with protein MFIFKVAIIFALNVQLVWSADGCKIENTDTLFSKLKENHPQIQYNQSLEKAKSEDLNIAAKYLNPEVDIQYAKGKSIEGDSRTTSLSLSFPLEVGGKRSAKKEVASASTEMTREFLRNNSEQAFIEVVLKSYRLRQINELLPIYKEAKDSLNKILRVKNKRKTLSPEEEVEKETLSLATNDYRLKISKLTSDREKFIKEISLALGDSCTFVISSLPGELDFSKVDLPKGNLEQAAVIKQASQEVLLAKAQGDLESAKTFSNISIGPKVEIEKIAGRSFKTYGLSLSMDLPIFNLNSSSKSKRLKEYRAALLNQQHIKRHTSIELESQLEKLNSLRLTLESIATKEQLERKHLKIEKLFSRGIISTAMIIESHRQLIEFANTRNEFELSAVESIWKIRKIHGKVF; from the coding sequence ATGTTTATTTTTAAAGTAGCAATTATCTTTGCTCTTAACGTACAACTTGTATGGTCAGCGGATGGCTGTAAAATTGAGAATACTGACACTTTATTTTCTAAATTAAAAGAAAATCATCCTCAGATTCAATACAATCAAAGCCTTGAAAAGGCCAAGAGTGAAGATCTAAATATTGCGGCAAAGTATTTAAATCCAGAAGTTGATATTCAATATGCTAAAGGAAAATCTATCGAGGGAGATTCAAGAACAACTTCTCTCTCTTTATCATTTCCTCTTGAAGTCGGGGGGAAGAGATCAGCTAAGAAAGAGGTCGCCAGTGCAAGTACCGAGATGACCCGAGAGTTTCTTAGAAATAATAGTGAACAAGCATTTATCGAGGTGGTTTTAAAATCTTATCGCTTAAGACAAATCAATGAATTACTTCCCATTTATAAAGAAGCAAAAGATTCATTAAATAAAATTCTAAGGGTGAAAAATAAGAGAAAAACCTTATCTCCAGAGGAAGAAGTTGAAAAAGAAACCCTTAGTTTAGCAACAAATGATTATAGGTTAAAGATTTCTAAACTGACCTCAGATAGAGAGAAGTTCATCAAGGAGATCTCTCTGGCGCTAGGTGATAGTTGCACGTTTGTAATAAGTTCTCTTCCAGGTGAGCTCGATTTCTCAAAGGTTGACTTACCTAAAGGAAATCTTGAGCAAGCAGCAGTCATTAAGCAAGCTTCTCAGGAAGTTCTTTTGGCCAAGGCCCAGGGAGATTTAGAGAGTGCTAAAACTTTTTCAAATATCTCTATTGGACCAAAAGTTGAAATAGAAAAAATTGCAGGAAGAAGTTTTAAGACTTATGGACTAAGCCTTAGTATGGATTTACCTATCTTCAATCTTAATAGTTCTTCCAAGAGTAAGAGACTTAAAGAGTATCGTGCCGCTTTACTTAATCAACAACATATAAAGAGACATACTTCAATTGAGCTTGAGTCTCAATTAGAGAAGTTAAATTCTCTTAGGCTTACTCTCGAGTCAATTGCTACAAAAGAGCAATTAGAAAGAAAGCATTTGAAGATCGAGAAACTCTTCTCTAGAGGAATTATTTCCACTGCAATGATTATTGAGTCTCATCGTCAGTTAATAGAATTTGCTAATACAAGAAATGAATTTGAGTTATCTGCAGTTGAGTCTATCTGGAAGATTAGAAAAATTCATGGAAAAGTTTTTTAA
- a CDS encoding efflux RND transporter periplasmic adaptor subunit produces MFKYIFLMVILCSQPAWSMESADHDHGHDHGVETHKKEKGGHDHSDEHDDEHDDEHGSEHNDGEHGHEDEGHDHGHGHGHGHGHGGGKSIGEGKAISEVDEKRGFRLSPEAFTTLGIKLETYSGESQIKISKKILVKSKEERGIYIMRDKFFKLYPVSIVKEFPEQYLVKVKGLKEKDQIVTSGVKLLRVSDIYSTDKSEYGHAH; encoded by the coding sequence ATGTTTAAATATATATTTTTAATGGTAATTCTCTGCTCTCAACCAGCATGGTCAATGGAAAGTGCAGATCATGATCACGGTCATGATCATGGTGTAGAGACACACAAGAAAGAAAAAGGTGGTCATGATCATAGTGATGAACATGATGATGAACATGATGATGAGCACGGAAGTGAGCATAATGATGGAGAACATGGACATGAAGACGAAGGGCATGATCATGGTCATGGTCATGGTCATGGACACGGTCATGGTGGAGGAAAGTCCATTGGTGAAGGGAAGGCCATTTCCGAAGTCGACGAAAAGAGAGGCTTTCGACTTAGTCCTGAAGCCTTTACAACTCTTGGAATAAAGCTTGAGACATATAGTGGAGAGAGTCAGATAAAGATCTCTAAGAAGATACTGGTGAAGTCAAAAGAAGAGAGAGGGATTTATATTATGAGAGATAAGTTTTTTAAATTATATCCCGTCTCTATAGTGAAAGAATTCCCTGAGCAATATCTAGTTAAGGTGAAGGGCTTAAAAGAAAAAGATCAAATAGTGACTTCGGGAGTGAAGCTTCTAAGGGTGAGTGACATTTATTCAACAGATAAGTCTGAATACGGACACGCTCACTAG